One genomic region from Rhodococcus sp. SBT000017 encodes:
- a CDS encoding UvrD-helicase domain-containing protein, producing the protein MTAAHGFDLLGPMPTGTTVLEASAGTGKTYAIVGLAARYIAEGIAEISDLLLVTFSRAATQELRDRTRSRFASIARDLADPNIARASRDPLVAFLAAVDDAEVDRRRRRLRRALSDFDAGTIVTTHSFCQRMLDGLGIAGEREPESAFVESVSDLLEQVVDDLYLQMFSGADEAPAFSRRDAQQLASAAVGDQQSILYPDTEDLDDDNREPALRVRFAREARREIERRKRLLGVRDYNDLLGLLHSVLSDPVHGEAACARVRDRFRVVLIDEFQDTDPMQWDILRRAFHGFTTLILVGDPKQAIYAFRGAEVLSYLDAVQTADHLYELTANWRSDSGLLDALHHLYGGAALGHDDIVVHRVEARNPLSRMVGHPPLRLRYLPRTGAGPLRQGFPAVDRLRSRVAADVAADIVELLSGSAVIERPDGPRVIEPRDIAVLTRTTKQVALIRDALDAVGVPSVVSSSTSVFGTESARHWLWLLQAIEQPHRTDRVRLAALTPLLGWTAAQLDSGAEDALSQVSSRLREYSVLFDEAGFAAVFERVSAQSGLDARLLAVEAGERTMTDLRHIAQLLNRAAVSESYGITALTRWLTDRIKEPAAGGSTDRSRRLDSDSAAVQIMTTHGSKGLEFPVVYLPYAWDTLYFSKPSTLLLHENGKRIRDVGGPSGSGYAARKILNDQEEAGEELRLLYVGLTRAECRIVLWWAPGRNTATSSLHRMLFGRIPAIALPEPSYKVLDDATTANRLQSWVGSAAGLISVEPVGPGEPSTAHWIRPEQPHLDVAAARFDRTLDLLWRRTSYSALTAHAHDAAPGRPEVGVTSEAEHPEKTDEPTETSVGGEYPGSEYTDEQLDGIASPMNGMPAGAAFGTLVHEALEHVDTSAPDLLAELERRCAAAVASRMAEVDPVALAQALLPVMQTPLGFGTLADVAPSDHLAELDFELPLAGGDDPVADTVTLKSVARLLRYHLDPADVLASYADLLDDLEATPLRGFLTGSIDSVLRVSGPRYVVVDYKTNRIARGDLTTGNFTREKMAQEMIRSHYPLQAILYAVALHRYLRWRQSDYDPQLHLGGIRYLFVRGMVGPQTPAGCGVFDWNPPAALVVELSDLLAGKVAR; encoded by the coding sequence ATGACAGCCGCCCACGGATTCGACCTGCTCGGCCCGATGCCGACCGGAACGACCGTCCTCGAAGCCAGCGCCGGGACCGGCAAGACGTACGCGATCGTGGGGTTGGCCGCGCGCTACATTGCAGAGGGGATCGCCGAGATCTCGGACCTGCTCCTGGTGACGTTCAGCCGGGCCGCGACTCAGGAACTCCGTGATCGCACCCGTAGCAGGTTCGCGTCGATCGCCCGGGACCTCGCGGACCCGAACATCGCTCGTGCATCTCGGGATCCACTCGTGGCGTTTCTGGCAGCAGTCGACGACGCCGAAGTGGACCGGCGGCGTCGACGGTTGCGAAGGGCGTTGTCGGACTTCGACGCCGGAACCATCGTCACCACCCACAGTTTCTGCCAGCGCATGCTCGACGGGCTCGGCATCGCCGGCGAGCGCGAACCGGAATCGGCCTTCGTCGAATCGGTCTCGGACCTGCTCGAACAGGTCGTGGACGACCTGTATCTGCAGATGTTCAGCGGTGCCGACGAGGCACCGGCATTCAGCAGGCGGGATGCTCAGCAGTTGGCGTCGGCGGCCGTGGGCGACCAGCAGTCGATTCTGTATCCCGACACCGAGGACCTGGACGACGACAACCGCGAGCCCGCGCTACGTGTGCGGTTCGCCCGGGAAGCACGCCGGGAGATCGAACGTCGCAAACGCCTGCTCGGGGTGCGTGACTACAACGACCTTCTGGGACTTCTGCATTCGGTGTTGTCCGACCCCGTCCACGGCGAGGCCGCCTGCGCACGAGTGCGAGACCGGTTCCGCGTCGTGCTGATCGACGAGTTCCAGGACACCGACCCGATGCAGTGGGACATTCTGCGGCGGGCGTTTCACGGCTTCACGACGCTCATCCTCGTCGGCGATCCGAAGCAGGCCATCTACGCGTTCCGCGGAGCCGAGGTACTGAGCTACCTCGACGCGGTGCAGACCGCAGACCACCTCTACGAGCTCACTGCCAACTGGCGTAGTGATTCGGGGCTGCTCGACGCCCTGCACCATCTGTACGGTGGCGCAGCCCTCGGTCACGACGACATCGTGGTACACCGAGTCGAGGCGCGAAACCCGCTCTCGCGCATGGTCGGGCACCCTCCCTTGCGGTTGCGCTATCTCCCCCGAACCGGCGCCGGTCCACTGCGGCAGGGTTTTCCGGCAGTCGACCGACTCCGATCCCGCGTTGCGGCAGACGTCGCGGCGGACATCGTCGAGCTGCTGTCCGGATCTGCCGTGATCGAGCGACCCGACGGCCCTCGGGTGATCGAACCGCGGGACATTGCCGTGTTGACCCGAACGACCAAGCAGGTGGCGTTGATTCGGGATGCACTCGACGCGGTCGGGGTCCCGTCCGTCGTGTCGAGCAGCACCAGCGTGTTCGGCACCGAGAGTGCCCGACACTGGCTGTGGTTGCTGCAGGCGATCGAGCAACCTCATCGCACCGATCGCGTACGTCTGGCCGCCTTGACTCCGCTGCTCGGGTGGACGGCCGCGCAGCTCGACTCCGGAGCCGAGGACGCGCTGTCCCAGGTCAGCAGTCGGCTGCGCGAGTATTCGGTGCTGTTCGACGAGGCCGGGTTCGCAGCAGTCTTCGAGCGGGTGTCGGCCCAGTCCGGACTCGACGCCCGGTTGCTCGCGGTCGAAGCCGGTGAGCGCACCATGACCGATCTGCGGCACATCGCCCAATTGCTCAATCGCGCAGCGGTATCCGAGTCCTACGGGATCACCGCCCTCACTCGCTGGCTGACCGACCGCATCAAGGAACCGGCAGCGGGCGGGTCGACCGACCGCAGTCGTCGACTCGACAGTGATTCCGCAGCAGTGCAGATCATGACGACACACGGCAGCAAAGGGCTCGAATTCCCGGTCGTCTATCTGCCCTACGCCTGGGACACGTTGTACTTCAGCAAGCCGTCGACGCTGTTGCTGCACGAGAACGGCAAGCGAATCCGAGACGTCGGCGGACCGTCCGGTTCGGGCTACGCGGCCAGAAAAATTCTCAACGACCAGGAGGAGGCAGGCGAGGAACTGCGACTGCTCTACGTCGGTCTCACCCGCGCCGAGTGCCGGATCGTGCTCTGGTGGGCACCGGGCCGAAACACCGCGACGTCCTCGCTGCACCGCATGCTGTTCGGACGCATCCCCGCAATTGCGCTGCCGGAGCCGTCGTACAAGGTTCTCGACGACGCGACGACCGCGAACCGGCTCCAATCCTGGGTCGGGTCGGCAGCCGGGCTCATCTCGGTCGAACCGGTGGGGCCCGGTGAGCCGTCCACCGCACACTGGATTCGTCCCGAGCAACCGCACCTCGACGTCGCTGCCGCACGATTCGATCGAACCCTCGACCTGCTGTGGCGTCGGACGTCGTACTCCGCGTTGACAGCTCACGCTCACGACGCCGCGCCCGGCCGGCCCGAGGTAGGAGTGACCAGCGAGGCCGAGCATCCCGAGAAGACGGACGAGCCCACCGAAACGTCGGTGGGCGGCGAATACCCGGGAAGCGAGTACACCGACGAACAGCTGGACGGAATCGCGTCTCCGATGAACGGCATGCCTGCCGGCGCGGCGTTCGGAACGCTCGTCCACGAGGCACTCGAACACGTCGACACGTCCGCACCCGATCTGCTCGCGGAACTCGAACGTCGCTGCGCTGCGGCGGTCGCGTCGCGGATGGCGGAAGTCGATCCGGTGGCGTTGGCCCAAGCCCTGCTACCGGTGATGCAGACACCGTTGGGATTCGGGACGCTGGCGGACGTGGCACCGTCCGACCATCTGGCCGAGCTCGACTTCGAGCTGCCCCTGGCCGGCGGCGACGATCCGGTGGCGGACACGGTCACGTTGAAGTCCGTGGCGCGCCTGTTGCGTTATCACCTGGATCCGGCGGACGTGCTCGCGTCCTACGCAGATCTGCTCGATGATCTCGAGGCGACACCGCTTCGCGGCTTCCTCACCGGGAGTATCGACTCGGTTCTGCGCGTGTCCGGACCGCGGTACGTCGTGGTGGACTACAAGACGAATCGAATCGCCAGAGGCGATCTGACCACCGGCAACTTCACGCGCGAGAAGATGGCCCAGGAAATGATCCGCTCGCACTACCCGCTGCAGGCAATCCTGTATGCCGTTGCGCTGCATCGATATCTGCGATGGCGTCAATCGGATTACGACCCGCAACTACACCTCGGCGGCATCCGATACCTGTTCGTGCGGGGCATGGTCGGACCGCAGACCCCCGCCGGCTGCGGGGTGTTCGACTGGAATCCGCCCGCCGCCCTTGTGGTCGAGCTGTCGGACCTGCTCGCCGGGAAGGTGGCCCGATGA